One part of the Bacteroidota bacterium genome encodes these proteins:
- a CDS encoding glycosyltransferase, with translation MDTKINTTVLLSAYAVNPYHGSEDGMGWNFIMQIARFNKVIAVTRENTRKDIERYMKEHPSNCYGNIQFVYYDLPYWARFWKRGGRGAMLYYYLWQFYLPRFVNKRKLKFDIVHNLNFHNDWTPSSLWKLKKPFVWGPIGHHPRIPKDYVLHVYGLGSYIAEEMKWLMKKYFWKVDPLLRQTVNHVDTVLTMNSGVERVLHLPKDKIVHMTSVSTEAPSELKEIRKGQGFTILSSGRFVPLKGFDITIRSFARFYHQLPAHLKPFVKLVLVGDGPYKKYLQNLAKEMEVESQVNFIAWLHRTDYKKLYKESDVFLFPSHEGAGMVVAEALSYGLPVICFRNEGPGEFVNKDCGITIPYSRYNTSVTKFAESLRLLHDNTKLYAQLSVGARKAFNERFNWDLKGEELKNVYDHLSRKAG, from the coding sequence ATGGATACAAAAATAAATACCACTGTTTTACTGAGCGCCTATGCTGTGAATCCTTACCATGGTTCAGAAGATGGTATGGGCTGGAATTTTATCATGCAAATTGCACGATTCAATAAGGTGATTGCTGTGACACGAGAAAATACCCGTAAGGATATTGAGCGCTATATGAAGGAGCATCCTTCCAATTGCTATGGTAATATTCAATTCGTCTATTACGATTTACCCTACTGGGCACGTTTTTGGAAGAGGGGTGGACGTGGTGCCATGTTGTATTATTATTTATGGCAATTTTATCTTCCCCGATTTGTAAATAAGCGAAAACTCAAATTTGATATCGTACATAATCTTAACTTTCATAACGACTGGACGCCGTCTTCACTTTGGAAATTAAAGAAGCCATTTGTATGGGGACCCATAGGACATCATCCACGTATTCCTAAAGATTATGTACTTCATGTTTATGGTCTTGGATCGTATATCGCTGAGGAAATGAAATGGCTGATGAAGAAATATTTTTGGAAGGTGGATCCATTGCTGCGACAAACAGTGAATCATGTTGACACGGTTCTTACAATGAATTCAGGCGTAGAGCGGGTACTTCATCTTCCTAAAGACAAGATTGTACACATGACTTCGGTAAGTACCGAGGCGCCTTCAGAGTTAAAGGAAATCCGGAAAGGGCAGGGATTTACGATTCTCTCTTCCGGCAGATTCGTTCCTTTAAAAGGATTTGATATTACCATTCGTTCGTTCGCACGGTTTTACCATCAACTTCCTGCACATTTGAAACCCTTTGTTAAGTTGGTTTTAGTGGGAGATGGTCCGTATAAGAAATATCTGCAAAATCTGGCAAAGGAAATGGAGGTAGAAAGTCAGGTTAATTTTATCGCGTGGCTGCACAGAACAGATTATAAAAAACTCTACAAAGAATCGGATGTGTTTTTATTTCCAAGTCATGAAGGTGCTGGTATGGTGGTAGCGGAAGCATTGTCTTATGGTCTCCCTGTAATATGTTTCCGGAATGAAGGCCCCGGTGAATTTGTAAATAAGGATTGCGGTATAACGATTCCCTATAGCCGTTACAATACCAGCGTGACGAAATTTGCGGAATCACTGCGCCTGCTTCATGATAATACTAAATTGTATGCACAGCTTTCAGTGGGTGCCCGTAAGGCGTTCAATGAACGTTTTAATTGGGATTTGAAAGGCGAGGAATTAAAGAATGTCTATGATCATTTGTCGAGAAAAGCAGGGTAG